A stretch of Nymphalis io chromosome 29, ilAglIoxx1.1, whole genome shotgun sequence DNA encodes these proteins:
- the LOC126779513 gene encoding T-complex protein 1 subunit eta, translating into MQPQILVLKEGTDQSQGRPQLISNINACQLVVDAVRTTLGPRGMDKLIVDHNGKAVISNDGATIMKLLDIVHPAAKTLVDIAKSQDAEVGDGTTSVVILAGELLKRLKPFVEEGVHPRIIVRAVRTAGQLAVDRVKELAVKIENSSPEEQRELLSKCASTAMSSKLIHQQKGHFSKMVVDAVLSLDAPLLPLDMIGIKKVAGGALEDSFLVAGVAFKKTFSYAGFEMQPKSYTNCKIALLNIELELKAERDNAEVRVDNVKEYQKVVDAEWQILYDKLAVLHASGAQVVLSKLPIGDVATQYFADRDMFCAGRVTEEDLRRTQRACGGAVLSSVRDLRPDALGACARFDERQVGGERYNIFTGCPAAKTCTLILRGGAEQFLEETERSLHDAIMIVRRTIKNDAVVAGGGAIDMEISKHLRDYSKSIAGKEQLLIAGVARAFEAIPRQLCDNAGFDATNLLNKLRQKHHQGEVWYGVDIQKEDIADNFASCVWEPAVVKTNAITAACEAAAQILSIDETIKNVKGGGDMPAPGRGMGRPRMG; encoded by the exons CAGATCAATCCCAGGGCCGTCCGCAGCTTATTTCCAACATCAATGCCTGTCAACTCGTCGTAGATGCT GTACGTACTACACTGGGCCCTCGGGGCATGGACAAATTGATTGTGGACCACAATGGAAAGGCTGTTATATCGAACGATGGTGCTACTATTATGAAG CTCTTAGATATTGTCCACCCAGCTGCTAAAACACTGGTCGATATTGCCAAGTCCCAGGATGCTGAG GTCGGTGACGGCACCACCTCTGTGGTGATACTCGCTGGTGAGCTGTTGAAGAGGTTGAAACCTTTTGTTGAAGAAG GTGTTCACCCGAGGATCATTGTCCGTGCTGTGAGAACAGCTGGCCAGTTAGCTGTGGATAGAGTTAAGGAACTTGCTGTCAAAATTGAGAACAGCTCTCCAGAAGAACAgag GGAACTCCTAAGTAAATGCGCGTCAACAGCGATGTCGTCGAAGTTGATCCACCAGCAGAAAGGCCACTTCTCCAAAATGGTGGTCGATGCTGTCTTGTCATTGGACGCTCCCTTACTGCCCTTAGATATGATTG GTATCAAGAAAGTGGCAGGAGGTGCATTGGAAGACTCATTCCTCGTAGCGGGCGTGGCGTTCAAGAAGACGTTCTCGTACGCCGGATTCGAGATGCAACCAAAGAGCTACACCAACTGCAAGATTGCACTGCTCAACATTGAATTGGAACTTAAAGCTGAGCGGGATAATGCTGAG GTGCGCGTGGATAACGTAAAGGAGTATCAAAAAGTGGTGGATGCGGAGTGGCAGATCTTGTACGACAAGCTGGCCGTGCTGCACGCCAGCGGCGCGCAGGTCGTGCTTAGCAAGCTGCCCATTGGGGACGTCGCCACGCAATACTTTGCTGACCG CGACATGTTCTGCGCGGGGCGCGTGACGGAGGAGGATCTGCGGCGCACGCAGCGCGCGTGCGGCGGCGCCGTGCTGAGCTCGGTGCGCGACCTGCGCCCCGACGCGCTGGGCGCCTGCGCGCGCTTCGACGAGCGCCAGGTGGGCGGCGAGCGCTACAACATATTCACCG GATGTCCCGCTGCCAAAACATGTACATTGATACTCCGTGGCGGAGCTGAACAGTTCTTGGAAGAGACGGAGAGGTCTCTACACGATGCTATCATGATTGTGAGGCGTACCATCAAGAACGACGCCGTCGTCGCCG GCGGCGGTGCTATAGACATGGAAATATCGAAGCACCTACGCGACTACTCGAAGTCGATAGCGGGCAAGGAGCAGCTGCTGATCGCGGGCGTGGCGCGCGCATTCGAGGCGATCCCGAGACAGCTCTGCGACAACGCCGGCTTCGACGCCACCAACCTGCTCAACAAGCTACGCCAGAAGCATCATCAGG GTGAAGTGTGGTACGGAGTTGACATTCAGAAGGAGGATATCGCCGACAACTTCGCGTCGTGCGTGTGGGAGCCCGCCGTCGTCAAAACCAACGCTATCACCGCCGCGTGCGAGGCGGCCGCACAG ATCCTCTCCATCGACGAAACAATAAAGAACGTGAAGGGCGGCGGTGACATGCCGGCGCCGGGACGCGGTATGGGACGGCCTCGTATGGGATAA